In one window of Temnothorax longispinosus isolate EJ_2023e chromosome 11, Tlon_JGU_v1, whole genome shotgun sequence DNA:
- the LOC139822179 gene encoding inositol polyphosphate-4-phosphatase type I A isoform X1, with amino-acid sequence MRFNKQELLTLATQPSQKFEKEGILYVRERQEGFFRRTESTGKKPENKNQKGRSHKSLRDLNCVTAGASKVSLERWCRLRGNLLFYFKSREQWSEPLGVIILEQCTVRVEPSNNQVPYGFSIVFDGGLFQQLGANTAEERDSWLQALQLASYECMRSQLLSLRQRIEAFSGHKHDTDIQMLRLQRGTFTDPAEVPMCEISLACDNLLCDGHGRPPTPVLEIDVQSKSSKTWIKYARTEVVERSSNPNFLTTVSFRASDGLTTETKIRITAYDVRERVSQTATPIGSAIVTFSTVQDTPRLRIPLKSAKTTTVGFLTINVWNLEAEDKGNSTESTPSRNAVYSNNNQQQLPSHRRSQSLPPRLGTKIKFPHQGQLKLLFANPFVQTYRFHSGLGGDICVHEIMAESKLCFQFPQHLLGIWIQEEKELLQEVAGMGELREPWHTKQIELLDRHLHLLHLYSQAKENLAAYKGSYFKQSSRKNDRTLEFAPLNLHLQRMWVHNDTLNKCGFYDFISVGAFTAHSHKSKNGGLIRLVQALKESPMRSNQLYQGTSKITMAHDAIQAIKQLRRDVVEAMRSLMKLAKEKQTSGMLPICEDMITKTRILLSLWDPGLVEEALTFLEEYKVAKVQDNSTTTSSSDDTLTLDFKINQSLSPFKRITQQLNFDLRSPDFDDFVTPDTPECVQDIWTRNGIRNGEYASIAYSKNEAPNNNTGESDVAEENFVIFPDVEDDPKQTEAEIDENVQRIHDNEKKEGYDDEKEDLKNDTDPCKRFLDTQKMCNSPSANYYKPTDEPEPWDLTQLNIEASVMCLVSKVKFLCGRCSSPAVRLRNKNSLSRSQSLKGCLPSNRHNVEVVTIQPKNGIKCEESNKLLEESNERQQSSPGLEKPAFSKAKEGITDTYRNSSSNEVCQAVDSMTRVIKNNSGQRNKFTEGLDFASIVDWTSELRPSMKKLRQAMDGLLKTARLTHSVFRVQEDSKMAQRVCNVRYRRDVCFSQALTALVTGIMAKLWCQRPDPMFLLILTTLGPLVSFEGLLSYYGDEIDMWGDMAVAVEDTHTVTFTLSRCGIQHRVDRKSSTFQLPTPRVVGSRSALTVILPVPDAIYSLLPLVPSSRQTLSFNVTPVFFNVGINEMASLAESLGTTKPQEKSNMDNFDRLNEYYLRFKKLNLPTEPASTRFAARSILGHTLSDMMINLKTCVQEKVNKNVEILQLSSQICRRMRGLRFTSCKSAKDRTSMSITLEQVNILSSEYHLAEHEYMRALDCMRSEGCRRENTWKNIGVRKYAFNSLQILTLPRLYRPPTGTYGSAQT; translated from the exons GTACAGGTAAAAAACCCGAGAACAAAAATCAGAAAGGAAGGTCGCATAAGAGTCTACGAGATCTCAATTGCGTTACCGCCGGCGCGAGCAAAG TAAGTCTCGAACGATGGTGCAGACTGCGAGGCAACCTTCTGTTCTATTTCAAATCGCGGGAGCAGTGGTCGGAGCCGCTGGGAGTGATCATACTGGAGCAGTGCACGGTCCGCGTGGAACCGTCCAACAACCAGGTCCCTTACGGATTCAGCATAG TTTTCGACGGAGGCTTGTTTCAACAGTTAGGCGCGAACACGGCCGAGGAACGGGACAGTTGGTTGCAGGCGCTGCAGCTGGCCAGCTACGAGTGCATGCGGAGCCAGTTGCTGTCGTTGCGACAGCGCATCGAAGCCTTCAGCGGGCACAAGCACGACACCGACATACAGATGTTGCGGCTGCAGCGCGGGACCTTCACAG ATCCGGCGGAAGTACCAATGTGCGAGATATCGTTAGCCTGCGACAATCTGTTGTGCGATGGACATGGCCGGCCACCCACTCCCGTTTTAGAGATAGATGTACAGTCGAAATCTTCCAAAACTTGGATTAAGTACGCACGAACGGAAGTCGTAGAG CGAAGTAGTAATCCAAATTTCTTAACTACGGTAAGCTTTCGAGCTAGCGACGGTTTAACCACTGAAACAAAAATCAGGATAACCGCATATGATGTCAGGGAAAGAGTCAGCCAGACCGCAACTCCGATAGGAAGCGCGATCGTGACTTTCAGTACAGTGCAAGACACTCCtag attaaggATACCATTAAAATCAGCGAAAACAACGACAGTCGGATTTTTAACGATTAACGTGTGGAATCTGGAAGCCGAGGATAAGGGGAATAGCACAGAGAGTACACCATCGCGAAATGCAGTATACAGCAACAACAACCAACAACAA ttACCTTCGCACAGACGCTCGCAGTCGTTACCTCCGAGATTAGGGACAAAAATTAAGTTCCCGCATCAAGGCCAGTTGAAACTTCTCTTTGCAAATCCATTTGTGCAGACTTACAG GTTCCATTCCGGACTAGGGGGTGATATTTGCGTACACGAGATTATGGCGGAGAGCAAACTCTGTTTCCAATTTCCGCAGCATTTACT GGGTATTTGGATACAGGAAGAAAAGGAATTGTTGCAAGAGGTAGCTGGAATGGGAGAATTGAGGGAGCCTTGGCATACGAAGCAAATCGAATTGCTTGATCGTCATCTTCACTTGTTACATTTGTATTCCCAAGCCAAAGAAAACTTAGCCGCCTACAAAG GGAGTTATTTCAAGCAGTCGTCGCGAAAGAACGACCGTACTCTCGAATTTGCGCCTTTAAATTTACATCTTCAACGAATGTGGGTTCACAACGACACGTTGAACAAATGCggattttatgattttattagcGTAGGAGCATTTACCGCCCATTCCCATAAAAGCAAAAACGGCGGACTCATAAG ATTAGTACAGGCACTGAAGGAGTCGCCTATGCGAAGTAATCAACTGTATCAGGGAACATCCAAAATTACGATGGCGCATGACGCGATCCAAGCGATCAAACAATTACGCCGGGACGTTGTAGAGGCAATGAGATCCTTGATGAAACTTGCCAAGGAGAAGCAAACAAGTGGCATGCTGCCGATATGCGAGGATATGATCACGAAGACCAGAATCTTACTTAGTCTGTGGGATCCCGGCTTGGTAGAGGAGGCTTTAACGTTTTTAGAAGAGTACAAAGTCGCGAAGGTCCAGGACAACTCGACCACGACCTCGTCTTCGGACGACACTTTGACACTGGATTTTAAGATTAATCAGTCCTTGTCGCCGTTCAAACGAATCACGCAACAGCTGAACTTTGACTTGAGGAGCCCTGATTTCGACGACTTTGTCACGCCCGATACTCCTGAGTGCGTGCAGGACATCTGGACGAGGAACGGCATCAGAAATGGCGAATACGCTTCCATAGCGTATTCGAAAAATGAGGCGCCCAACAATAACACCGGCGAGAGCGACGTTGCGGAAGAGAATTTCGTAATATTTCCAGACGTGGAGGACGATCCTAAGCAGACAGAAGCGGAAATCGATGAGAATGTTCAGCGAATTCACGACAACGAGAAAAAAGAAGGCTATGATGACGAGAAGGAAGATTTGAAGAATGATACTGATCCATGCAAGCGTTTCTTGGATACTCAGAAGATGTGCAATTCGCCATCCGCAAACTATTACAAACCTACGGACGAGCCGGAGCCGTGGGATCTCACTCAGTTGAATATTGAGGCGAGCGTCATGTGCCTCGTATCAAAGGTGAAATTTCTCTGCGGTAGATGCAGCAGTCCGGCCGTACGATTGCGTAACAAAAATAGCCTGAGCAGATCGCAGAGTTTGAAGGGTTGCTTGCCGAGTAATCGGCATAACGTTGAAGTCGTTACAATTCAGCCGAAAAACGGTATCAAATGCGAGGAGTCAAACAAATTGCTGGAGGAGTCGAACGAGCGGCAGCAGTCCAGCCCGGGATTAGAAAAACCGGCGTTCTCCAAGGCAAAGGAAG GGATAACCGATACTTATCGTAACTCGTCTTCCAATGAAGTGTGCCAAGCAGTCGATTCGATGACGCGCGTGATCAAAAATAATTCGGGACAGAGAAACAAGTTTACCGAAGGCCTAGACTTCGCGTCGATCGTCGATTGGACGAGCGAGCTCAGGCCGAGCATGAAGAAGCTGCGGCAGGCCATGGACGGTCTGCTGAAAACTGCCAGACTGACCCACTCTGTATTTCGCGTACAGGAAGACTCGAAAATGGCGCAGCGCGTGTGCAACGTTCGGTATAGACGAGACGTTTGCTTCAGTCAAGCG CTAACTGCCTTAGTAACTGGCATAATGGCGAAACTATGGTGCCAACGGCCCGATCCAATGTTTCTCCTAATTCTCACAACTCTGGGACCATTGGTTTCCTTCGAAGGCCTTCTTAGCTATTATGGAGACGAGATAGACATGTGGGGCGACATGGCTGTGGCGGTCGAAGACACGCATACCGTTACATTCACTCTGTCCAGATGTGGCATTCAACACAG AGTTGATAGAAAGTCTAGCACGTTCCAGCTTCCTACGCCGCGCGTAGTAGGATCGCGGAGTGCGTTGACGGTGATACTCCCGGTTCCGGACGCGATTTACTCTCTCTTGCCATTAGTGCCCTCCTCGAGACAAACATTATCGTTCAACGTGACCCCGGTGTTCTTCAACGTCGGTATTAACGAGATGGCTTCCTTAGCCGAGAGTCTCGGCACTACGAAGCCACAGGAGAAAAGTAACATGGACAACTTCGACAGATTGaatgaatattatttgagatttaAGAAGCTGAATCTACCGACGGAACCTGCATCTACACGTT ttGCCGCTAGGTCGATTCTGGGCCACACATTGTCGGATATGATGATCAATTTGAAGACCTGTGTGCAAGAAAAGGTCAACAAGAATGTAGAAATCTTGCAATTGTCCTCGCAAATATGCCGAAGAATGCGCGGTTTGAGATTCACCAGCTGCAAAAGCGCGAAAGATCGAACCAGTATGTCGATCACTCTTGAACAAGTCAATATATTATCGTCGGAATATCACCTGGCTGAACACGAGTACATGAGGGCTCTCGACTGTATGCGAAG CGAGGGCTGTCGCCGGGAAAACACGTGGAAGAACATCGGCGTGCGCAAGTACGCGTTCAACAGCTTGCAGATTTTGACGCTGCCCAGACTCTACCGACCGCCGACCGGCACGTACGGATCTGCCCAGACTTAA
- the LOC139822179 gene encoding inositol polyphosphate-4-phosphatase type I A isoform X3: MRFNKQELLTLATQPSQKFEKEGILYVRERQEGFFRRTEISLERWCRLRGNLLFYFKSREQWSEPLGVIILEQCTVRVEPSNNQVPYGFSIVFDGGLFQQLGANTAEERDSWLQALQLASYECMRSQLLSLRQRIEAFSGHKHDTDIQMLRLQRGTFTDPAEVPMCEISLACDNLLCDGHGRPPTPVLEIDVQSKSSKTWIKYARTEVVERSSNPNFLTTVSFRASDGLTTETKIRITAYDVRERVSQTATPIGSAIVTFSTVQDTPRLRIPLKSAKTTTVGFLTINVWNLEAEDKGNSTESTPSRNAVYSNNNQQQLPSHRRSQSLPPRLGTKIKFPHQGQLKLLFANPFVQTYRFHSGLGGDICVHEIMAESKLCFQFPQHLLGIWIQEEKELLQEVAGMGELREPWHTKQIELLDRHLHLLHLYSQAKENLAAYKGSYFKQSSRKNDRTLEFAPLNLHLQRMWVHNDTLNKCGFYDFISVGAFTAHSHKSKNGGLIRLVQALKESPMRSNQLYQGTSKITMAHDAIQAIKQLRRDVVEAMRSLMKLAKEKQTSGMLPICEDMITKTRILLSLWDPGLVEEALTFLEEYKVAKVQDNSTTTSSSDDTLTLDFKINQSLSPFKRITQQLNFDLRSPDFDDFVTPDTPECVQDIWTRNGIRNGEYASIAYSKNEAPNNNTGESDVAEENFVIFPDVEDDPKQTEAEIDENVQRIHDNEKKEGYDDEKEDLKNDTDPCKRFLDTQKMCNSPSANYYKPTDEPEPWDLTQLNIEASVMCLVSKVKFLCGRCSSPAVRLRNKNSLSRSQSLKGCLPSNRHNVEVVTIQPKNGIKCEESNKLLEESNERQQSSPGLEKPAFSKAKEGITDTYRNSSSNEVCQAVDSMTRVIKNNSGQRNKFTEGLDFASIVDWTSELRPSMKKLRQAMDGLLKTARLTHSVFRVQEDSKMAQRVCNVRYRRDVCFSQALTALVTGIMAKLWCQRPDPMFLLILTTLGPLVSFEGLLSYYGDEIDMWGDMAVAVEDTHTVTFTLSRCGIQHRVDRKSSTFQLPTPRVVGSRSALTVILPVPDAIYSLLPLVPSSRQTLSFNVTPVFFNVGINEMASLAESLGTTKPQEKSNMDNFDRLNEYYLRFKKLNLPTEPASTRFAARSILGHTLSDMMINLKTCVQEKVNKNVEILQLSSQICRRMRGLRFTSCKSAKDRTSMSITLEQVNILSSEYHLAEHEYMRALDCMRSEGCRRENTWKNIGVRKYAFNSLQILTLPRLYRPPTGTYGSAQT; encoded by the exons TAAGTCTCGAACGATGGTGCAGACTGCGAGGCAACCTTCTGTTCTATTTCAAATCGCGGGAGCAGTGGTCGGAGCCGCTGGGAGTGATCATACTGGAGCAGTGCACGGTCCGCGTGGAACCGTCCAACAACCAGGTCCCTTACGGATTCAGCATAG TTTTCGACGGAGGCTTGTTTCAACAGTTAGGCGCGAACACGGCCGAGGAACGGGACAGTTGGTTGCAGGCGCTGCAGCTGGCCAGCTACGAGTGCATGCGGAGCCAGTTGCTGTCGTTGCGACAGCGCATCGAAGCCTTCAGCGGGCACAAGCACGACACCGACATACAGATGTTGCGGCTGCAGCGCGGGACCTTCACAG ATCCGGCGGAAGTACCAATGTGCGAGATATCGTTAGCCTGCGACAATCTGTTGTGCGATGGACATGGCCGGCCACCCACTCCCGTTTTAGAGATAGATGTACAGTCGAAATCTTCCAAAACTTGGATTAAGTACGCACGAACGGAAGTCGTAGAG CGAAGTAGTAATCCAAATTTCTTAACTACGGTAAGCTTTCGAGCTAGCGACGGTTTAACCACTGAAACAAAAATCAGGATAACCGCATATGATGTCAGGGAAAGAGTCAGCCAGACCGCAACTCCGATAGGAAGCGCGATCGTGACTTTCAGTACAGTGCAAGACACTCCtag attaaggATACCATTAAAATCAGCGAAAACAACGACAGTCGGATTTTTAACGATTAACGTGTGGAATCTGGAAGCCGAGGATAAGGGGAATAGCACAGAGAGTACACCATCGCGAAATGCAGTATACAGCAACAACAACCAACAACAA ttACCTTCGCACAGACGCTCGCAGTCGTTACCTCCGAGATTAGGGACAAAAATTAAGTTCCCGCATCAAGGCCAGTTGAAACTTCTCTTTGCAAATCCATTTGTGCAGACTTACAG GTTCCATTCCGGACTAGGGGGTGATATTTGCGTACACGAGATTATGGCGGAGAGCAAACTCTGTTTCCAATTTCCGCAGCATTTACT GGGTATTTGGATACAGGAAGAAAAGGAATTGTTGCAAGAGGTAGCTGGAATGGGAGAATTGAGGGAGCCTTGGCATACGAAGCAAATCGAATTGCTTGATCGTCATCTTCACTTGTTACATTTGTATTCCCAAGCCAAAGAAAACTTAGCCGCCTACAAAG GGAGTTATTTCAAGCAGTCGTCGCGAAAGAACGACCGTACTCTCGAATTTGCGCCTTTAAATTTACATCTTCAACGAATGTGGGTTCACAACGACACGTTGAACAAATGCggattttatgattttattagcGTAGGAGCATTTACCGCCCATTCCCATAAAAGCAAAAACGGCGGACTCATAAG ATTAGTACAGGCACTGAAGGAGTCGCCTATGCGAAGTAATCAACTGTATCAGGGAACATCCAAAATTACGATGGCGCATGACGCGATCCAAGCGATCAAACAATTACGCCGGGACGTTGTAGAGGCAATGAGATCCTTGATGAAACTTGCCAAGGAGAAGCAAACAAGTGGCATGCTGCCGATATGCGAGGATATGATCACGAAGACCAGAATCTTACTTAGTCTGTGGGATCCCGGCTTGGTAGAGGAGGCTTTAACGTTTTTAGAAGAGTACAAAGTCGCGAAGGTCCAGGACAACTCGACCACGACCTCGTCTTCGGACGACACTTTGACACTGGATTTTAAGATTAATCAGTCCTTGTCGCCGTTCAAACGAATCACGCAACAGCTGAACTTTGACTTGAGGAGCCCTGATTTCGACGACTTTGTCACGCCCGATACTCCTGAGTGCGTGCAGGACATCTGGACGAGGAACGGCATCAGAAATGGCGAATACGCTTCCATAGCGTATTCGAAAAATGAGGCGCCCAACAATAACACCGGCGAGAGCGACGTTGCGGAAGAGAATTTCGTAATATTTCCAGACGTGGAGGACGATCCTAAGCAGACAGAAGCGGAAATCGATGAGAATGTTCAGCGAATTCACGACAACGAGAAAAAAGAAGGCTATGATGACGAGAAGGAAGATTTGAAGAATGATACTGATCCATGCAAGCGTTTCTTGGATACTCAGAAGATGTGCAATTCGCCATCCGCAAACTATTACAAACCTACGGACGAGCCGGAGCCGTGGGATCTCACTCAGTTGAATATTGAGGCGAGCGTCATGTGCCTCGTATCAAAGGTGAAATTTCTCTGCGGTAGATGCAGCAGTCCGGCCGTACGATTGCGTAACAAAAATAGCCTGAGCAGATCGCAGAGTTTGAAGGGTTGCTTGCCGAGTAATCGGCATAACGTTGAAGTCGTTACAATTCAGCCGAAAAACGGTATCAAATGCGAGGAGTCAAACAAATTGCTGGAGGAGTCGAACGAGCGGCAGCAGTCCAGCCCGGGATTAGAAAAACCGGCGTTCTCCAAGGCAAAGGAAG GGATAACCGATACTTATCGTAACTCGTCTTCCAATGAAGTGTGCCAAGCAGTCGATTCGATGACGCGCGTGATCAAAAATAATTCGGGACAGAGAAACAAGTTTACCGAAGGCCTAGACTTCGCGTCGATCGTCGATTGGACGAGCGAGCTCAGGCCGAGCATGAAGAAGCTGCGGCAGGCCATGGACGGTCTGCTGAAAACTGCCAGACTGACCCACTCTGTATTTCGCGTACAGGAAGACTCGAAAATGGCGCAGCGCGTGTGCAACGTTCGGTATAGACGAGACGTTTGCTTCAGTCAAGCG CTAACTGCCTTAGTAACTGGCATAATGGCGAAACTATGGTGCCAACGGCCCGATCCAATGTTTCTCCTAATTCTCACAACTCTGGGACCATTGGTTTCCTTCGAAGGCCTTCTTAGCTATTATGGAGACGAGATAGACATGTGGGGCGACATGGCTGTGGCGGTCGAAGACACGCATACCGTTACATTCACTCTGTCCAGATGTGGCATTCAACACAG AGTTGATAGAAAGTCTAGCACGTTCCAGCTTCCTACGCCGCGCGTAGTAGGATCGCGGAGTGCGTTGACGGTGATACTCCCGGTTCCGGACGCGATTTACTCTCTCTTGCCATTAGTGCCCTCCTCGAGACAAACATTATCGTTCAACGTGACCCCGGTGTTCTTCAACGTCGGTATTAACGAGATGGCTTCCTTAGCCGAGAGTCTCGGCACTACGAAGCCACAGGAGAAAAGTAACATGGACAACTTCGACAGATTGaatgaatattatttgagatttaAGAAGCTGAATCTACCGACGGAACCTGCATCTACACGTT ttGCCGCTAGGTCGATTCTGGGCCACACATTGTCGGATATGATGATCAATTTGAAGACCTGTGTGCAAGAAAAGGTCAACAAGAATGTAGAAATCTTGCAATTGTCCTCGCAAATATGCCGAAGAATGCGCGGTTTGAGATTCACCAGCTGCAAAAGCGCGAAAGATCGAACCAGTATGTCGATCACTCTTGAACAAGTCAATATATTATCGTCGGAATATCACCTGGCTGAACACGAGTACATGAGGGCTCTCGACTGTATGCGAAG CGAGGGCTGTCGCCGGGAAAACACGTGGAAGAACATCGGCGTGCGCAAGTACGCGTTCAACAGCTTGCAGATTTTGACGCTGCCCAGACTCTACCGACCGCCGACCGGCACGTACGGATCTGCCCAGACTTAA